A genome region from Tursiops truncatus isolate mTurTru1 chromosome 15, mTurTru1.mat.Y, whole genome shotgun sequence includes the following:
- the ZSCAN10 gene encoding zinc finger and SCAN domain-containing protein 10, protein MLAEPGPAAREPEQLGAVKLEEEEAASQEDPRRPEARPRPEVAHQLFRCFQYQEDMGPRASLSRLRELCSHWLRPALHTKKQILELLVLEQFLSVLPPHLLARLQGQQLRDGEEVVLLLEGVQRESSNVGPLDFSFNAGKNCPRAEVTLEEQGGSFQVSSHSPKKEVPSEGPPALEPSQELSLSQPVPSKPAEMGAWRCPPSSKQPLSPGPKRTLQAPQESAPLGPELWPEENSGDQELAAVLESLTFEDVPAKKAWPVHPLGFGGRTPDEAFKEEEPKEVSWPAAISAKSQAESPRVAEEPHTQSLGPGPEVGGPGGEMSPPDRSEVLEVKVAGGAPKSEPEIKFICTDCGVSFPQLARLETHQLRSHPGARSFLCLCCGKSFGRSSILKLHMRTHTDERPHTCHLCGHRFRQSSHLSKHMQTHSSEPAFLCAECGQGFQRRARLMQHLLAHAQDQKPPGAPETKTPAPPELAIVLCSHCGQTFQRRSSLKRHLRIHAKDQGHQCSECSGSLRPGPELRPYVCGDCGKAFRRSEHLGAHRRVHTGERPFSCQVCGRSFSQSSQLVCHQRVHTGEKPYSCPHCGKRFMRRAGLARHLLTHGGPRPHHCTQCGKSFSQTQDLARHRRSHTGEKPCRCSECGEGFSQSAHLARHQRIHTGEKPHVCDTCGHRFRNSSNLARHRRSHTGERPYSCQKCGRSFRRNAHLQRHLATHAGAGDEGVSGQAEPPQECLECGKIFSRSCNLLRHMLVHTGARPYSCAQCGRSFSRNSHLLRHLRTHARETLY, encoded by the exons ATGCTTGCAGAACCAGGTCCGGCTGCACGGGAGCCAGAGCAGCTCGGAGCAGTCaaactggaggaggaagaggctgcCAGCCAGGAGGACCCCAGGCGGCCAGAGGCCAGGCCCCGGCCCGAGGTGGCTCACCAGCTCTTCAGGTGCTTCCAGTATCAGGAGGACATGGGGCCGAGGGCATCCCTGAGCCGCCTCCGGGAGCTCTGTAGCCACTGGCTGCGGCCGGCTCTGCACACCAAGAAGCAGATCCTGGAGCTGCTGGTGCTGGAGCAGTTCCTGAGCGTGCTGCCCCCCCACCTCCTGGCCCGGCTCCAGGGCCAGCAGCTCAGGGATGGCGAAGAGGTGGTGTTGCTGCTGGAGGGTGTCCAGAGGGAGTCCAGCAATGTGGGGCCGCTG GATTTTAGTTTTAATGCTGGCAAGAATTGTCCCCGTGCAGAGGTCACCTTGGAGGAACAGGGGGGCTCTTTCCAAGTCTCCAGCCACAGCCCCAAGAAGGAAGTGCCCTCAGAAGGGCCTCCAGCCCTGGAGCCATCGCAGGAACTCTCGCTGTCCCAGCCAGTGCCCTCCAAGCCTGCTGAGATGGGGGCCTGGAGATGTCCCCCAAGTTCAAAGCAGCCACTGAGTCCAGGTCCCAAGAGAACATTGCAGGCCCCGCAAGAGAGCG CCCCGCTGGGCCCTGAGCTGTGGCCAGAGGAGAACTCTGGAGATCAGGAGCTAGCAGCTGTGCTG GAGTCCCTAACCTTTGAAGATGTCCCAGCAAAGAAGGCTTGGCCTGTGCATCCTCTGG GATTTGGAGGCAGAACCCCAGACGAGGCGTTTAAAGAAGAGGAACCGAAAGAGGTGTCCTGGCCTGCTGCCATCTCAGCAAAGTCTCAGGCAGAGAGTCCCAGGGTGGCAGAAGAGCCCCACACTCAGTCGCTCGGCCCGGGCCCTGAGGTGGGCGGCCCCGGTGGAGAAATGTCCCCTCCCGACAGGAGTGAAGTTCTCGAGGTCAAAGTGGCTGGGGGCGCCCCCAAGTCGGAGCCGGAGATAAAGTTCATCTGCACAGACTGCGGGGTGAGCTTCCCACAGCTGGCCCGCCTGGAGACACACCAGCTGCGGTCTCACCCGGGCGCGCGGTCCTTCCTGTGCTTGTGCTGCGGGAAGAGCTTCGGCCGCAGCTCCATCCTCAAGCTGCACATGCGCACGCACACGGATGAGCGGCCGCACACCTGCCACCTCTGCGGCCACCGCTTCCGCCAGAGCTCGCACCTGAGCAAACACATGCAGACGCACTCCTCCGAGCCCGCCTTCCTGTGCGCCGAGTGCGGTCAGGGCTTCCAGCGCCGGGCCCGCCTCATGCAGCACCTTCTGGCGCACGCCCAGGACCAAAAGCCCCCAGGCGCCCCGGAGACCAAGACCCCAGCGCCCCCCGAGCTGGCCATCGTCCTGTGCTCCCACTGCGGCCAAACCTTCCAGCGCCGCTCCAGCCTCAAGCGCCATCTGCGGATCCACGCCAAGGACCAGGGCCACCAGTGCTCCGAGTGCTCGGGCAGCCTGCGTCCCGGGCCCGAGCTCAGGCCCTACGTGTGTGGCGACTGCGGCAAGGCTTTCCGGCGCAGCGAGCACCTGGGGGCACACCGGCGTGTGCACACAGGCGAGCGGCCCTTCTCCTGCCAGGTCTGCGGCCGCAGCTTCAGTCAGAGCTCCCAGCTGGTCTGCCACCAGCGGGTGCACACGGGCGAGAAGCCCTACAGCTGCCCACACTGCGGGAAGCGCTTCATGCGAAGGGCCGGCCTCGCCCGCCACCTCCTGACCCACGGCGGCCCGAGGCCCCACCACTGCACCCAGTGCGGCAAGAGCTTCAGCCAGACGCAGGACCTCGCCCGCCACCGGCGCAGCCACACCGGGGAGAAGCCCTGCCGCTGCAGCGAGTGTGGCGAGGGCTTTAGCCAGAGCGCCCACTTAGCGCGCCACCAGCGCATCCACACCGGGGAGAAGCCTCACGTCTGTGACACGTGCGGCCACCGCTTCCGCAACAGCTCCAACCTGGCCCGCCACCGCCGCAGCCACACGGGTGAGCGGCCCTACAGCTGCCAGAAGTGCGGCCGGAGCTTCCGGCGCAACGCCCACCTGCAGCGCCACCTGGCCACGCACGCCGGGGCAGGGGACGAGGGCGTGTCTGGGCAGGCTGAGCCCCCCCAGGAGTGCCTGGAGTGCGGCAAGATCTTCAGCCGCAGCTGCAACCTACTGCGGCACATGCTGGTGCACACGGGGGCCAGGCCCTACTCCTGCGCGCAGTGTGGCCGCAGCTTCAGCCGCAACTCCCACCTGCTACGCCACCTGAGAACCCACGCCCGGGAGACCCTGTACTAG